From the Scophthalmus maximus strain ysfricsl-2021 chromosome 11, ASM2237912v1, whole genome shotgun sequence genome, one window contains:
- the itm2ca gene encoding integral membrane protein 2Ca has product MVKISFQSVAGQKVEKEGDGDKSEVLIPHPMDEDELVLPLRPKKSLLNGLCCLTFGLVVFMAGLVLASIYVYRYYFIPHIPEENLFHCRVLYEDSVYAPLRGRQELEENVGIYLADNYEKITVPVPHFGGSDPADIIHDFHRGLTAYHDIALDKCYVIELNTTIVMPPRNLWELLINVKKGTYLPQTYIIHEDMVVTGKVHNLRQLGPFIYRLCNGKDTYRLNRRVTRRRINKREAKDCRRIRHFENTFVVETVICDEA; this is encoded by the exons ATGGTGAAGATCAGCTTCCAGTCCGTCGCGGGACAGAAAGTGGAGAAGGAGGGCGATGGCGACAAGAGCGAGGTCCTCATTCCTCATCCGATG GATGAGGATGAGCTGGTCCTGCCGCTGCGTCCCAAGAAGTCTCTCCTCAACGGCCTGTGCTGCCTGACATTTGGCCTGGTTGTGTTCATGGCCGGTCTGGTCCTTGCCTCCATCTACGTGTACCGCTACTACTTTATACCTCAC ATCCCCGAGGAGAACCTGTTCCACTGCCGGGTGCTGTACGAAGACTCCGTGTACGCTCCGCTGCGTGGGcgccaggagctggaggaaaatGTCGGCATCTACTTGGCCGACAACTACGAGAAGATCACTGTGCCCGTGCCTCACTTCGGAGGCAGCGATCCTGCCGACATCATTCACGACTTCCACAGG GGCCTGACCGCCTACCATGACATTGCTCTGGACAAATGCTACGTGATTGAGCTCAACACCACCATCGTGATGCCGCCACGCAACCTGTGGGAGCTTCTCATCAACGTCAAG AAGGGAACGTACTTGCCTCAGACCTACATCATCCACGAGGACATGGTGGTGACGGGCAAAGTGCACAATCTGCGTCAGCTGGGCCCCTTCATCTACCGCCTGTGCAACGGGAAGGACACGTACCGCCTGAACCGTCGTGTCACACGCAGAC GCATCAACAAGCGCGAGGCGAAGGACTGCCGCCGCATCCGTCACTTTGAGAATACATTCGTGGTGGAGACTGTTATCTGCGACGAAGcgtga
- the LOC118299894 gene encoding thymus-specific serine protease isoform X1, which translates to MLLPSSSRHLILLLLLNYVDAGRVLWKIKERARDLQLQDARRHLLGRTVGGHQLLRHVREGRIHQPLDHFNRRDAATFPQRFFVNEAYWQRPDGPVFLFIGGEGPIFQFDVLAGHHVDMAEQHGALLLAVEHRFYGDSINPDGLKTENLADLSSQQALADLAAFHQHISQTFSLSHGNTWISFGGSYSGALSAWFRGKFPHLVFGAVASSAPVKAKLDFSAYNNIVGLSLTNGAVGGSEKCVAVLREAFAAVERTLMGAGNVSQLALDFGCCQIPEDPDDKIELMENLAGIVMGTVQYNEEGVLMSIGELCGLMTNRSEARAAEMGAYGRLVQLAQIYRSTFEEPCLDVSHEKTVKDLMDTSLHSGRRAAARQWTYQTCTEFGFYQTCEDATCPFSGMLTLQTDTRLCPTLFGVSQHALPARVAFTNAYYGGDDPPTHRVLYVNGGIDPWQELSVVRGRTEGDEEAQTVFIKDTAHCADMTTGRATDRCTLRKAREEIENHVTRWLKAAAQQRMGKRQQ; encoded by the exons ATGCTTCTGCCGTCGTCGTCTCGCCATCTCATCCTACTTCTCCTCCTGAACTATGTTGACGCTG GACGAGTTCTGTGGAAGATCAAGGAGCGCGCGCGCGACCTCCAACTGCAGGACGCCAGGCGCCATCTCCTCGGGCGCACCGTCGGCGGCCACCAGCTTCTCCGACACGTGAGGGAGGGACGGATTCACCAGCCGCTGGACCACTTCAACAGACGGGACGCTGCCACCTTCCCTCAG aGGTTCTTTGTGAATGAGGCGTACTGGCAGCGTCCCGACGGTCCGGTGTTCCTCTTCATCGGAGGAGAAGGGCCCATCTTTCAGTTTGATGTTCTGGCAG GTCACCACGTGGACATGGCTGAACAGCACGGGGCTCTGCTATTGGCTGTGGAGCATCGTTTCTATGGTGACAGCATCAACCCTGACGGCCTTAAAACGGAGAACCTGGCAGACCTGAGCAGCCAGCAGGC GCTCGCTGACTTGGCTGCGTTCCACCAGCACATCAGCCAAACCTTCAGTCTGAGCCACGGGAACACCTGGATCAGCTTCGGAGGCTCCTACTCTGGCGCTCTGTCCGCCTGGTTCAGGGGAAAG TTTCCCCATCTGGTGTTCGGGGCCGTCGCCTCCTCGGCTCCTGTAAAGGCGAAGCTGGACTTTTCCGCCTACAACAAT atTGTGGGCCTGAGTCTCACGAATGGAGCAGTCGGTGGTTCGGAGAAG TGTGTGGCTGTGCTGCGGGAAGCCTTTGCTGCTGTGGAAAGGACGTTGATGGGCGCTGGGAACGTCAGCCAGCTGGCCCTGGACTTTGGCTGCTGTCAGATCCCCGAGGATCCTGATGATAAG ATTGAGCTGATGGAAAACCTGGCCGGCATCGTCATGGGAACGGTGCAGTACAACGAGGAGGGAGTCCTCATGTCCATCGGAGAGCTGTGCGGCCTCATGACCAACAGGAGCGAGGCACGCGCGGCCGAGATGGGGGCGTACGGACGCCTGGTTCAACTTGCTCAG ATTTACCGCTCCACCTTTGAAGAACCCTGTCTGGACGTCTCCCACGAGAAAACAGTGAAGGATCTGATGGACACGTCTCTGCACTCGGGCAGGAGAGCAGCAGCGAGACAGTGGACCTACCAGACCTGCACCGAGTTTGGCTTTT accAGACCTGTGAGGACGCCACCTGTCCGTTCTCTGGGATGCTGACCCTGCAGACCGACACTCGGCTCTGTCCCACGCTGTTTGGCGTTTCCCAGCATGCCCTGCCCGCGCGCGTCGCCTTCACCAACGCTTACTACGGAGGAGAcgacccccccacacacaggGTCCTCTACGTCAACG GTGGGATCGACCCGTGGCAGGAGTTGTCAGTGGTCCGAGGCAGGaccgagggagacgaggaggctcAGACCGTTTTCATCAAAGACACCGCTCACTGTGCCGACATGACGACCGGCCGGGCCACAGATCGCTGCACACTGAGGAAAGCCAGAGAA GAGATTGAGAACCATGTGACCCGGTGGCTGAAGGCCGCTGCTCAGCAGAGGATGGGAAAGCGACAACAGTGA
- the LOC118299894 gene encoding thymus-specific serine protease isoform X2: MLLPSSSRHLILLLLLNYVDAGRVLWKIKERARDLQLQDARRHLLGRTVGGHQLLRHVREGRIHQPLDHFNRRDAATFPQRFFVNEAYWQRPDGPVFLFIGGEGPIFQFDVLAGHHVDMAEQHGALLLAVEHRFYGDSINPDGLKTENLADLSSQQALADLAAFHQHISQTFSLSHGNTWISFGGSYSGALSAWFRGKFPHLVFGAVASSAPVKAKLDFSAYNNIVGLSLTNGAVGGSEKCVAVLREAFAAVERTLMGAGNVSQLALDFGCCQIPEDPDDKIELMENLAGIVMGTVQYNEEGVLMSIGELCGLMTNRSEARAAEMGAYGRLVQLAQIYRSTFEEPCLDVSHEKTVKDLMDTSLHSGRRAAARQWTYQTCTEFGFYQTCEDATCPFSGMLTLQTDTRLCPTLFGVSQHALPARVAFTNAYYGGDDPPTHRVLYVNGGIDPWQELSVVRGRTEGDEEAQTVFIKDTAHCADMTTGRATDRCTLRKAREVLSFSA, encoded by the exons ATGCTTCTGCCGTCGTCGTCTCGCCATCTCATCCTACTTCTCCTCCTGAACTATGTTGACGCTG GACGAGTTCTGTGGAAGATCAAGGAGCGCGCGCGCGACCTCCAACTGCAGGACGCCAGGCGCCATCTCCTCGGGCGCACCGTCGGCGGCCACCAGCTTCTCCGACACGTGAGGGAGGGACGGATTCACCAGCCGCTGGACCACTTCAACAGACGGGACGCTGCCACCTTCCCTCAG aGGTTCTTTGTGAATGAGGCGTACTGGCAGCGTCCCGACGGTCCGGTGTTCCTCTTCATCGGAGGAGAAGGGCCCATCTTTCAGTTTGATGTTCTGGCAG GTCACCACGTGGACATGGCTGAACAGCACGGGGCTCTGCTATTGGCTGTGGAGCATCGTTTCTATGGTGACAGCATCAACCCTGACGGCCTTAAAACGGAGAACCTGGCAGACCTGAGCAGCCAGCAGGC GCTCGCTGACTTGGCTGCGTTCCACCAGCACATCAGCCAAACCTTCAGTCTGAGCCACGGGAACACCTGGATCAGCTTCGGAGGCTCCTACTCTGGCGCTCTGTCCGCCTGGTTCAGGGGAAAG TTTCCCCATCTGGTGTTCGGGGCCGTCGCCTCCTCGGCTCCTGTAAAGGCGAAGCTGGACTTTTCCGCCTACAACAAT atTGTGGGCCTGAGTCTCACGAATGGAGCAGTCGGTGGTTCGGAGAAG TGTGTGGCTGTGCTGCGGGAAGCCTTTGCTGCTGTGGAAAGGACGTTGATGGGCGCTGGGAACGTCAGCCAGCTGGCCCTGGACTTTGGCTGCTGTCAGATCCCCGAGGATCCTGATGATAAG ATTGAGCTGATGGAAAACCTGGCCGGCATCGTCATGGGAACGGTGCAGTACAACGAGGAGGGAGTCCTCATGTCCATCGGAGAGCTGTGCGGCCTCATGACCAACAGGAGCGAGGCACGCGCGGCCGAGATGGGGGCGTACGGACGCCTGGTTCAACTTGCTCAG ATTTACCGCTCCACCTTTGAAGAACCCTGTCTGGACGTCTCCCACGAGAAAACAGTGAAGGATCTGATGGACACGTCTCTGCACTCGGGCAGGAGAGCAGCAGCGAGACAGTGGACCTACCAGACCTGCACCGAGTTTGGCTTTT accAGACCTGTGAGGACGCCACCTGTCCGTTCTCTGGGATGCTGACCCTGCAGACCGACACTCGGCTCTGTCCCACGCTGTTTGGCGTTTCCCAGCATGCCCTGCCCGCGCGCGTCGCCTTCACCAACGCTTACTACGGAGGAGAcgacccccccacacacaggGTCCTCTACGTCAACG GTGGGATCGACCCGTGGCAGGAGTTGTCAGTGGTCCGAGGCAGGaccgagggagacgaggaggctcAGACCGTTTTCATCAAAGACACCGCTCACTGTGCCGACATGACGACCGGCCGGGCCACAGATCGCTGCACACTGAGGAAAGCCAGAGAA GTCTTGAGCTTTTCTGCTTGA